A stretch of Calditrichia bacterium DNA encodes these proteins:
- a CDS encoding septal ring lytic transglycosylase RlpA family protein — protein MSACVPVSNDRGHSEPPVSRTNPQPKKVVPPKPVNESPQQKYDVEPEYTTSESVEYGKCAFISNDLQGRPTASGDRYDKNEFTASHPSLPFGTMCLVTNLSNNRSVRVRINDRFPRSQGRIIDISYSAAQALEMVLAGVVNVKLEVIEYPEGIATKPRR, from the coding sequence ATGAGTGCCTGTGTGCCGGTATCGAATGACCGCGGTCATTCCGAGCCGCCCGTAAGCCGGACAAATCCGCAACCGAAAAAAGTGGTTCCGCCAAAACCGGTCAACGAATCGCCGCAACAAAAATATGATGTGGAACCGGAATACACCACCAGCGAATCGGTCGAATACGGCAAATGTGCATTTATTTCGAACGATTTGCAGGGACGACCCACCGCCAGCGGGGATCGCTACGACAAAAATGAATTTACCGCGTCGCATCCGTCGCTGCCGTTTGGCACGATGTGTCTGGTTACAAATTTGTCAAATAACCGAAGTGTCCGGGTGCGCATTAACGACCGCTTCCCGCGATCGCAGGGGCGAATTATTGATATTTCCTACAGCGCGGCGCAGGCATTGGAAATGGTGTTGGCTGGTGTTGTGAATGTAAAATTGGAAGTGATTGAATATCCGGAAGGTATCGCCACAAAACCGCGACGATAA